From Triticum aestivum cultivar Chinese Spring chromosome 4A, IWGSC CS RefSeq v2.1, whole genome shotgun sequence, a single genomic window includes:
- the LOC123083692 gene encoding amino acid transporter AVT1I-like, which yields MEDHETSGLGATASPLGEPLLTATGKRVVDRDTEAQLPPYRSAGASFSRACLNLTNAVSGVGVLAMPYAVSRGGWLSLALFALVGAVCYYTGTLIARCMRADGSVATYPDVGQLAFGAAGRRTVALFMYVELYLVAVSFLVLEGDNLDKLFPGAGVELLAGYRLRGKQLYIVLAGAVVLPTTWLKNLGVLAYVSALGLVASAALTVSLVWAGVSESGFRGSGNVLNLAGLPTSLGLYFVCFAGHAVFPTIYSSMKNRERFSQVLLFSSALCSLNYGLTAVLGYLIYGDDVRSQVTLNLPSGRLYTKIAIVMTLINPLTKYALLVAPITSAIEERFSLAGSGSARVAVSTTVLVSTVVVASIVPFFGFLMSFIGSFLSVMATVFFPCLCYLKIYRAKGLRRVEVAAIVAILLLGAFVAITGTYTSLLDIIAT from the coding sequence ATGGAAGACCACGAGACGAGCGGCCTCGGTGCGACGGCGAGCCCCCTCGGCGAGCCTCTTCTCACGGCCACCGGGAAGCGGGTTGTTGACCGCGACACCGAGGCGCAGCTCCCTCCGTATCGCAGCGCCGGCGCCTCCTTCTCCAGGGCGTGCCTGAACCTCACCAACGCCGTCTCGGGCGTCGGGGTGCTCGCCATGCCCTACGCGGTGTCGCGGGGCGGGTGGCTCAGCCTggcgctcttcgccctcgtcggCGCCGTCTGCTACTACACCGGCACGCTCATAGCGCGCTGCATGCGCGCCGACGGCTCCGTGGCCACCTACCCGGACGTCGGCCAGCTGGCATTCGGCGCCGCCGGCCGGAGAACCGTCGCCCTGTTCATGTACGTGGAGCTCTACCTCGTCGCCGTCAGCTTCCTGGTCCTTGAGGGCGACAACCTCGATAAGCTCTTCCCCGGCGCCGGCGTGGAGCTGCTCGCTGGCTACCGGCTGCGCGGGAAGCAGTTGTACATCGTCCTGGCCGGCGCCGTCGTGCTGCCCACCACCTGGCTCAAGAACCTCGGCGTGCTCGCCTACGTGTCGGCGCTCGGGCTCGTCGCGTCGGCGGCCTTGACGGTGTCGCTCGTCTGGGCCGGCGTCTCCGAATCCGGTTTCCGCGGGAGCGGCAACGTCCTCAACCTCGCCGGCCTGCCCACCTCCCTCGGCCTCTACTTCGTCTGCTTCGCCGGCCATGCCGTCTTTCCAACGATATACTCGTCCATGAAGAACCGCGAGCGCTTCTCCCAAGTGCTGCTCTTCTCCTCGGCGCTCTGCAGTCTCAACTACGGACTCACGGCGGTGCTGGGCTACCTCATATACGGCGACGACGTGCGGTCGCAGGTGACGCTCAACCTGCCATCAGGGAGGCTCTACACCAAGATCGCCATCGTCATGACTCTCATCAACCCGCTGACCAAGTACGCGCTGCTCGTCGCGCCCATCACGTCGGCGATCGAGGAGAGGTTCTCGCTTGCGGGGAGTGGGTCGGCGAGGGTGGCCGTCAGCACCACCGTTCTCGTGAGCACGGTCGTGGTGGCGTCCATTGTGCCCTTCTTCGGGTTCCTCATGTCCTTCATCGGTTCCTTCCTCAGCGTCATGGCCACAGTCTTCTTCCCCTGCCTCTGCTACCTCAAGATCTACAGAGCCAAAGGCCTACGCCGGGTCGAGGTCGCGGCAATCGTCGCCATCCTGCTGCTAGGGGCGTTCGTTGCCATCACTGGCACCTATACTTCTTTGCTGGACATCATAGCCACTTGA